The genomic region AAGGAGTAGTTGAATCTAGGCCCAGgtgaagacacagaagcatggACAGGGGACATAAAAGCGTAGCTTGGTCCAGGGATGGGTGAAGACACAGGAGCACGCTGGTTTGGCGGAACGGGAGAAGCAGGAAAGAACCAGTGGTAGAccagtgtgaaggatagggagaaaactgtggtgtcGTGTCAGGAAAACAGGAGCAGTCGTGACGACGGCTGAGATCAGGGGAAGTCTGTGTACTCCCATCAAGCATTGTAAAGCCCCGCAATGCGAGGAGGCACGAAGGCATTAGCTGGGATATTTGGGCTGGAGAGCTGTTCTAAAAAATGAGTAAACTCAGCAGCAAGAGAGGAGAGCTGAAATTGGCGGTACTGTCTGCGAAGAGCACCCAGGGCCGATGGTCTGGGAGGCAGGGGTGGTTGAGCTGATCGGCGTGGTGGAGCTGGGGAAtgagaccaacagagataagatgtTAAAATAGGGAATATCATAGTGACGGTTGAGCACAAGTAAAGGATAACACTCAAGAAaatcatatacactgtgtaacaatcagttcagaatgcacaagtTAAAATATAACTTAGGCGCTTACAGCCATTAATTAATCAAGCATAGTACGTAAACAAACTATAAACAATGTTATAACTCAATCAAATGTAAGTAGAATAGcagaacagcattataaaagaataaaacataacacttacccattgcaaatgcaggaggacaaaataggccgtaaaaaggttgttcacacttgaaAGACTGAAGAATGTATGGTTAAAACCAGAGAAAAGTAAAAGCCttttatactcactcatattttttttaatataaaattatgggcCGGAAAATAAGGGGAActgaaaaaaacacaggaactccaaatatggtattgttgaaagaatgaacgccaaggccaaagataaggggAATTGACAAGGAAGGCAAAATTCAGAGACATAAGGGGAATTATGGACAAAGAAGGTAAGACCGAGACATAAGGGGAATTCTTCAAGGTCAaggaagtagaaaaaaatagtAAGACACGGTGGCCACAAGGTATAAATACGAGCGTGAAAcaacagtcagtgtacttcTTCACTTTGGCATGCTctatcatttgttgatgtgctgttcattttgatgtgaagtacccaGCTTTTATTGAGCTCATTGAAACCTGCatggaataaagaagttttgcttttattcatccaggactgaggattcttcattggcggtttgtgtctattatatttgtgttttttctagaattggctgggcattattgggaatcctctgagcaaagaaatccaccctcgatgtgtcgcctcagagacgggctctgagttccgacataTTTATTGGCGCCCAACGTGGGGCCCTGAAGGTCAGCACAAAGGTCGAAAACCTGAACAGGGGACCGAGCATCCTGTGGGCTGCAGCCGTTGGAAACAAAATTCAGAGAAAAAGGTAAGCAGACACCTGTTATACTCAAAGTCTGTGATTAGTAACTGTATGCCTATGAGGTTGTCGGCCCCGGGGAGGGTATAGACTGCTGGCCTAGGGCCAAAGAACTATCGGGTGGAAAATTAGTGTTGGATGAGTATAAGCAAAAGTAAAGACAtaagttgtgaggtggagagtcactgcgtatagagacgcagggtgggacccacgtgaataaagttgtgaggtggagagtCACTGCGTATAGAGACGCAGGGTGGGACCCACGTGAAACTACGGCTAATTGTTTGTACCTCAGTCTGTCGGACTTTCCATATGGTCTAATTAGGTTGCAGACTAAGCAGACCGAGAACGTGTAAACCCAAAAGTGAGAGCTTGGTGATTCGGGTGCAAGTCCCGATGTGAGAAGGTAACATTTCTCATATAGTCTAAAACAGGAAAGATACCATAGGTCTTTACTAGGGGATCCAGGTTCGTAACCTGGGGTGGAAAGGGTACATTCAAAAGGTCGTGAGTTGTCAGGCTCGGAGAGTCACCGTTACGAGTACGGGGTGGGACCCGAGGATATTGAGATGAAGTGATGGCCATGTGTACATGTACGGTAAAAAGAGAAACGTTGTAACTGCAGTTGTGTAAGTGTTGTTGTCATATTGTTCGTGAAAAGCGTGTTTCTGTAAAACCGGATTTATAGTTGTGTTTTCCGTATGTTGATGTTTTGTCTATGAAATTATATGTATgcctgtgtttgtattgttgctTGCTGTTTGCTTACGCTGCTTGGGATGATGCTGAGATTGTGAGTATACTCATATTCTTGGACGAGAGACAGAGCAGGAGAAAGAGGGGGCGCGGGCACGCGCATACAGACACGGAGCGCACGAGGGggggtgcgcatgcgcataggcGCACGgagtataacacacacacacacatagtgttcGCTcgctgacacacatacacatacatgcatacactcgGACATACACAGTGAgaataaacgaataaataagATAGAGGAAAATATAACAAGATAAATGTGGATTTGATGGACATAGAGATAGAGACGAACGGACTTAGAACTCATTTCTGGGACGAAAGGACATACAAAGATAGAAACGGTATAGAGAGGAGGCAGACAGAAAAGCAGATACAAGACAAATTGTGGGCTATTACACGATTACATGGCATAGAGGTGTTGCACCAGATATTCCCAGAGGAAAACtggtatgaaaaataaaagcatctgGAAACCTCAATTGTTAAGCCCAGTACTGCGCACCCTAGTGGAAGCCCCTACACCTAGTAAAGCCGTGATACACCTGTTTGATTTCATAGCAGACCCACACAATGAAGACGAGGAACCATTGATAGAATTAAATGCAGAAGTACCTGAACAATCTAATTATTGCTCGGGACTGACAGCAACTGTTGTAGTGGAACCTAAAGAGGTGGTGTGGGAAAGAGGGGCAGCTACCTCGAttctaatcgataaaatcaacTCATTAAGTGGACAAAGCCGAAAAATCCAACACGACCTTGTAAGACAGTGAGACGGATAAACGTCCATTTAAAGTGGTCTGCTCAAAACAGAAACCCAGGCCACCGTAGAGAGGCACACAGGGCAAGACAAGGGTGTATCATGAGTACGGAAGAATCCCCAATCACACCTGTGGATGTGATAATTATAAGGCATAAAGGGGCTGAAAAGGAgattaaaaaatacatgaaaaaatggaaagatcTGACAGCTGGGGATTTGCAATGGCCTGAAGAGGgaacatttaataaagaaaagtgtgaTGTAATGAAAACCAGAATTAGAAATtggggagaaataaaaaaagaaaagaaagaaaagacaaaacggAAATTAGACATCATTGAATGGTTTGAGCACGAGGGGGAGATgttaaaagtgcataaagaaaaaacagaaaaggtaACAGGAAGTAAGGAGGGAAAAGGGTCAGAAAAGGTTTCAGCCCCACCATTAGAGGAGTATGAGGAACAGAAGAAACCACCACCATATGCTGAAATAAAGAAGCCAAAGGTGATTAGCTTCTACCCAGTACTAGGAAAAGGAGAGTATCACGACATACAACTAGACATAACAGGAGGACGATCAAGGAAGGATGGAATTACCAGTTGCagataacaaaataaacaaaggaagagcaagacaaacaaacagagtgttatttcagaatcttgaaggagaagaggagatgatgaAGAAAGCGGCAGTGAAGGGAGATATGATTATGAACATGATTATGATTTAGATATCCCACCTGAAGActgggagagagagcgagaggaacTAGAGCCACCTGAGCATGACCAGAATCAAAGACATcgccagaaaaagcaaaaacaaaggcAAGAAAGGTGTGAAAGCACCCCTAAGGTACAAAAAAGATTAAGCAAAGCCACATCTCTTCCAGATGTTAGAAAtaagaatgaaaggaaggaagattCAAACTCAGAGGAAGTTAAGGATGAAGAAGATTTTGTCGTCCTGAACCCAGTAAGAGGGAAAAGGTGCATGTCCATGGAATTTTGGAGATGACACCAAAAATGCCACTGAAAAGTGATCCACTGCAAACAGAGGTGAAAGCTCTGAAAGAAGAAATGACActtcaagaagaagaaaatacaataaacaggcaagaactggcagaaacccaaaagaggatggagaaaatggaggaaattcTAAAAGACACTCGAAGAGAAATGGACCAGACAAAAGAGATCATAACGAAAGTAACAGGTGAAAATCGTCAATTACAGGTGAAGCTATATCAACATGAACATGCCCAACTTGATGCAGAGATACAGAGGGCAGAACAGAAAAGCGCAGAAAGAGTGGAGCAGTGCCGACAGTATATTGATAAACTAGAATCTCAACTATACAGGAATCAACCAAAAACCAATGTAAAGgctggaagaaaagaaaagcagaaaaaagcaaGAGAAGCCATAATAGACTTTCCACATGAACGAAGGATGACAAGGTCACAAGTACAGAGAAGTGATCacgatgatgaagaagaagacataGAAGAAGGAGAATGGACAAGTCCCAATTACCAAAAATCTTTACAGATGCCAGTCATTATAAAAGGCGCAGAATCAGTATacacaccatggtcatttatgGATCTTACGGGACTAATAAGCCGACTGCCTAACATATGTGAAGGAGCACAAAGATGGATAACACGCTTTGAAGAACAAACCATGGGCCAGATGCTGGCTATGGGAGATATCAAGGCGATCCTGACACAGTCATTGGGAAAAGCTAAAATGATAGAAATATTGGATCAGGCACATCTAGGAGACGTGGGAAAGGATCAGAAGTATGATCGCTGGACGTTTGGAGTAAAAAGAAACGACGTGTGGAATGCACTTCGATCCGCATACCCCACTCAATCTGATCTAACCAAGGTGGAAAACCTGAAAATGGACGAAAAAGAAGGAGCTGCGGCCTTCATTCTTAAATTACAGAAAGCATGGGCTGAAGAGATGGGGTCAGCATGGGATGAGACGACGGCTAACATcacattgttcaaaataatgctGAAGAGAGCGCTTCCAAGTGAAGTACAAGAACAGCTTGAATCAGTCGTGGGACTTAATGCACTGCCCTGGGCAGCTTTCCAGGCAAATGTCACACATGCTGTGGAAATgcacaggaaaaagaaagaagcaagtaaacaagcagcagaagatttaataacattgctGCACAAAGCACAACTCGGAGAGATAGCACGGAGTAAACAAGAAAGTCAAGAAAAACGCAAAGAAGAGAGAAGTTCAGCTAAACAAGCAGCAGTCATGATGATACCAACAAATGCACAGCAGGATCCAGCTGGTCAAACCATACCAGATCAAGGAAATCAGCAACTAATGCCTGTGGGACAACCAATAATGACCTATCCATCGTATCAACAATATCCACCACAAAACAGAGGGTGGGGACAAGGTAGaggcagaggaagaggaggaatgtttcAACCAAGAAATTATCAACCAccgagaggaggaagatgctgGAATTGCCAAGATCCCAATCACATGATGAGAAACTGCCCCTATCCAATAAGACAACAGCAAGGAAACCAGCAACAAAATCAAAGCTGGCAAGACCCCGGAAATTGGGCGGGACCATGGATGGGCCAGAATCAGCAGAATCAACAAACTCAGGCAAGCTTTGGAGGTGGCCTCCGGGACCACCTCAAGGTAACATGTGAAGATGCCCAGAGAAGCCAGAGGGGGAGCTGGTACAGTGCCCCacctcactgtaccctgcacaaGAACCAACCATAATGGTGGATGTGAGTAATCAGCTCCAGACATCATTTTTGATTGACACAGGAGCAACATTTACAAGCATTGGAAAAGAAGGCTCTAAGCTCCCCCTCTCACGCAAAGCAGTAAAGACAGTAGGCTTCTCGGGTAAAACTCAAACTTTGCATTTCACAGAGCCACAAGACATAACAGTAGAAGGAATCACAATACAAGCACCATTGTTGTATTCCCCCGATACCCCAGCGAATCTACTAGGCAGAGATGTACTGTGTAAGCTAGGAGCAAAAATCTTCTGTGGGCCTACAGGAGTGTGGGTCGAACTGCCCGAAATCCTAGCtcaacagtgtgtgatggtagaaagaaaaatagaacaacAGACACTGGATAAAGTCTATTGGCTGGAACTCGACGTGACATCTTCAGAACTTCACAAGCTGTATGACCACTTGAAAACATGGTTTACAAACATGCGTCCAGACTGTAAGGAAACCAGGAAACCATGGCACTGCACAATAAGGTATGATGAGGGGGGACAAGATGAAGAATATGAGACTTTGTGGGGAGAACATGTAGAAGGAAACCAGTACAGCCTCAAAGCAGAAAACGTGATCATTGGTCCCCAGGGGATAGCTGCAACAGTACAACTACCAGACCACATTGCACAGTGGTATTCAGTTGAGAACTCTGTTCCACATGTCTCCCTGATGATCGGGcaaaattataaatcaaaagACTTAGGGCCAATGGTCAGAGAAGCAAGTCAGATAACTGAATGGATACCAGTGGAAAAAGATATGAGCATGACATCAGACAGGAAATATCTCAGAATAAAATTAACAGCTGAAGACAGTGCGGTAGCTCACACTATTTTGATCAACAGACAGATGCAAGTGAGAACACAAGTAGGGCAGGTAGGACAATGGCAACAGAAGGAAGAACAGGCTGAACTAGAAGAAGAACAGGTACTGAAACAAATTCGGAAAAACTATGGACTAAACACCAGACAGATGTAGGGTTAGTTAAGTCATCAGGGTTGGcgaaaattcaattaaaacccAATGTGCAATTACCATACCAGAAACAATACCAACTGTCGCAACAGGCGATAGAGGGGATAAGACCCACCATTGAAGGACTAGTTGAAGCAGGAGTGTTAATCCCAACAGACAGCCCTTGCAACACCCCATCTTTCCGGTCAGAAAACCAAATTCAGACAAGTGGAGATTGGTCCATGATTTAAGACCAATAAATCGTGTGGTGGTAGCAGAAAATCCTGTAGTACCTgatccacacacactgttaacaaaCATCCCTGAAGGGACTAAATGGTACACTGTAATTGACTTATGCTCAGCATTCTTTAGTGTGCCTCTGCATCCTGAGTCTcggtttctgtttgcatttACATACGGGGGAAAACAATACACCTACACACGTCTGCCACAAGGGTATTGTGAAAGCCCGTCAATTTTTAACCAGGTGTTAGCACGAGATCTGGCAGACCTAGACATTCAAAGCAGTTTGCTTCAATATGTAGACGACCTACTGATTTGTAGTCAAACCAAAGAACAGTGCATGAAAGACTCGTTAAAGATTCTGGAAACCCTAGCTCATAATGGACACAAGGTCAGTAAGGAAAAATTGCAATTCTGCCGACAAAAGGTAGAATATTTGGGTAGAGTGCTCGAAGGCACTACACGAAAGATCTCGCCCTCTCATGTAGAGGCAATTCAGAAGacaccacaacctcaaacagtgcaACATATGTTGTCATTCCTGGGTTTAGCAGGTTTTAGCAGACCATGGATTTGTGATTTTGCATTAAAGACACAACCTCTCAGAGACATGATGAAAGCAGCTGATCAGACAAAATCTAGCGCACGCCTAGTCTGgacagaagaaggaaaaaaggcttTTGAAACTATCAAAAGTGATCTAAAATCTGCTCCTGCACTAGCCTGTCCAGACTACACAAAACCATTTCACCTCTATGTGTCAGAAAGACGAGGTTTTGCATCAGCCATTTTAGCACAACAGCAACAGAGCATGGGAAAGAAGCCAATTGCATACTATAGTACAGCTCTTGACAATGTGGAAAAAGGCATGCCACCTTGTTACAGAGGATTGGCAGCAGCATTCGCCTATCAAAAAGCATCAACAATCACGATGGGTCATCCAGTGACCCTGTACACTTCTCATGCATTACATGCTCTGCTGacaagtcaaaagtttgtgatcACGAATGCACGAAGGACAGGGTATGATGTCATCCTGTCTGCACCAGAACTAACAATTGAGAGGTGCCACACAATCAATCCAGCTGATCGAGTGGTCTTATCAGATGAGGGAATTCCCCATGAGTGCACTACAGAAGCAGAGAAATTTCTGAAGGCTAGAGATGACCTAGAGAACCAACCATTGCAAAATGcccaaattgttttgtttgtggacgGCTCTTGCTATCGTGCGAATGATGGCAATAAAGCAGGATATGCTGTAGTCATGCACAATGAGGAAGACGACTTGTTTCAAGTACTAACTAGCGTAAGCGTACCACAACCTTGTTCTGCCCAATTAGCAGAAATAAAAGCGTTAACAGCAGCATGTAGGTTGGGAGCAGGAGGAAGGTGCACTATTTACACTGATTCAGCATATGCACATGGGGTATGTCACACATTTGGACCCATCTGGGAACAAAGGGGTTTCCAGAGAGCTGATGGATCATCTATTTTGCATGGTCCTGCAATTTCTGATTTGCTCAAAGCAATGATGCTTCCAAAGGCATTAGCCATTGTGAAGTGTAAAGCTCACAAATCTGATGGGGATATGGTCAGTAGAGGTAATGCGGCAGCAGATGAGGCAGCTAAAGATGCAGCATTAGGAAAAGACTGTGTGAAAGTGATGATGGTACAGGATGAAGAACATGAGGAAGTGCGAGGGCAGGTAACAGAGGAAGATCTTGGGGAATATCAGGACGAGCGagtagagaggagaaagagagatggaagaaACGAGGGGCAGTACAAGACCCCAACACAGGGTTATGGAGAAGTATTGATGGAGTGTGGGTAGCACCATTAGCTCTTTTACCAAAGCTCATTGCTGAAGCACATGGGGTAGATCACTGTAATCGTAGAGAGACCATAGACACAATCCGAAGGAATTGGTGGTCGCCATATCTGGCCAGTATGGTGGACAAATTCCTGAGGTCCTGTGAACTATGTGCAGCACGAAATGtcagaaaacatttcacagcACCAATCAGTCACATTCCTGAACCAAGGGGACCATTTCGACATTTAATGATGGACTTTGTGGACATGGCAGATAGAAAGGAAGGGAAAAGATACATCTTGGTAGTAATAGATCGTTTTAGCAGATGGGTTGAGGCGATAGCTACTGCCAAGAATGACGCAAAGACTGTAGCTAAGTTTTTGACCAGGGAAGTGATTCCAAGGTTTGGGATACCTGACAAGCTGAGCTCTGACAATGGACCACACTTTGTAAATAATGTGATCAAGGCGATTTCAGAAGCGTTGTGCATAAAGCAAAGGATGGGGTGTGTTTACCATCCACAGTCACAGGAATGGTTGAAAGAGCAAATGGAGTGTTGAAggagaaaatagcaaaaatttGTGCTAGCACAGATCTGAATTGGGTACAAGCTCTTCCACTGGCATTGATGAAAATGCGCTCTCAAACAAATCGCAACACACATCTAACACCGCATGAACTGCTGACTGGACGACCCATGCCAGTTGCTTTCACACAAGGACCTTACACAAGCTCCTCACTTGAACAACTTGAAGCAGACATGTCTAGTTATTGCAAACATCTGACGCAAATACACAGAACTTTATATTCACAGGTTCGTGAGGCCACACACGGAGCACAGGTTGACGAGCCACTACAGCAGGTGCAACCAGGTGACTACGTGTACATCAAAGTGTTCAAAAGGAAACACTGGAGTGAGCCACGTCGTGAAGGACCATTCAAGGTGGTACTAGCAACTCCTACCGCAGTCAAGGTTGAAGGTAAGGAATACTGGTATCATCTTAACCATTGTTGCAGAGCTGCGTGAAAGGACCAGAGTGGAGGAAATCTCGTGCTGAATTGGCACGCTGCGCCCACTCTGACGACTCAGAAGACGACGACGACGGCACAGGCCCAGCACAGGACAAAGGACCAGCATACAGGACACGTGCTAAAACCACACAACCACGGCCAGTTGAGGGAGAACCAAGGCCAGGTTGTTCGTATCAGGTTGATTCACGACCACCACATGACACATTAGAAGAGACTGTGCAGAGACTACTAGGCAACGAAGAAGACACTGTCA from Silurus meridionalis isolate SWU-2019-XX unplaced genomic scaffold, ASM1480568v1 Scaffold270, whole genome shotgun sequence harbors:
- the LOC124382442 gene encoding LOW QUALITY PROTEIN: uncharacterized protein LOC124382442 (The sequence of the model RefSeq protein was modified relative to this genomic sequence to represent the inferred CDS: inserted 1 base in 1 codon), with translation MGQMLAMGDIKAILTQSLGKAKMIEILDQAHLGDVGKDQKYDRWTFGVKRNDVWNALRSAYPTQSDLTKVENLKMDEKEGAAAFILKLQKAWAEEMGSAWDETTANITLFKIMLKRALPSEVQEQLESVVGLNALPWAAFQANVTHAVEMHRKKKEANNSKETSNKIKAGKTPEIGRDHGWARISRINKLRQALEVASGTTSRRRTGTETNSEKLWTKHQTDVGLVKSSGLAKIQLKPNVQLPYQKQYQLSQQAIEGIRPTIEGLVEAGVLIPTDSPCNTPXFPVRKPNSDKWRLVHDLRPINRVVVAENPVVPDPHTLLTNIPEGTKWYTVIDLCSAFFSVPLHPESRFLFAFTYGGKQYTYTRLPQGYCESPSIFNQVLARDLADLDIQSSLLQYVDDLLICSQTKEQCMKDSLKILETLAHNGHKVSKEKLQFCRQKVEYLGRVLEGTTRKISPSHVEAIQKTPQPQTVQHMLSFLGLAGFSRPWICDFALKTQPLRDMMKAADQTKSSARLVWTEEGKKAFETIKSDLKSAPALACPDYTKPFHLYVSERRGFASAILAQQQQSMGKKPIAYYSTALDNVEKGMPPCYRGLAAAFAYQKASTITMGHPVTLYTSHALHALLTSQKFVITNARRTGYDVILSAPELTIERCHTINPADRVVLSDEGIPHECTTEAEKFLKARDDLENQPLQNAQIVLFVDGSCYRANDGNKAGYAVVMHNEEDDLFQVLTSVSVPQPCSAQLAEIKALTAACRLGAGGRCTIYTDSAYAHGVCHTFGPIWEQRGFQRADGSSILHGPAISDLLKAMMLPKALAIVKCKAHKSDGDMVSRGNAAADEAAKDAALGKDCVKVMMVQDEEHEEVRGQVTEEDLGEYQDERVERRKRDGRNEGQYKTPTQGYGEVREATHGAQVDEPLQQVQPGDYVYIKVFKRKHWSEPRREGPFKVSCVKGPEWRKSRAELARCAHSDDSEDDDDGTGPAQDKGPAYRTRAKTTQPRPVEGEPRPGCSYQVDSRPPHDTLEETVQRLLGNEEDTVTPPAQFDTLNLQDLVDLDIDLPVEP